From the Cucurbita pepo subsp. pepo cultivar mu-cu-16 chromosome LG05, ASM280686v2, whole genome shotgun sequence genome, one window contains:
- the LOC111795551 gene encoding nucleobase-ascorbate transporter 1, producing MADITHPPMEQLQDLEYCIDSNPPWGETILLAFQNYILMLGTNVMIPSLIVPAMGGDNGDKARVIQTLLFVAGLNTLLQALFGTRLPAVVGGSFTYVIPIAYIVGDSSLQRITDNHERFLHTMRAIQGALIVASSIQIILGYSQVWGLLSRFFSPLGMAPVVGLVGLGLFQRGFPVLGECVEIGLPMLILIIGLSQYLKHVKPFRDLPIFERFPVLICVTIVWIYSVILTASGAYRNKPIKTQLSCRTDQANLITTAPWFKFPYPLQWGPPTFSAGHSFAMMAAVLVSMVESTGAYKAASRLAIATPPPAYVLSRGIGWQGIGVLLNGLFGTSTGATVAVENVGLLGLTRVGSRRVVQISAGFMIFFSTLGKFGAVFASIPIPIFAAIYCVLFGLVASVGLSFLQFTNMNSMRNLIITGLSLFLGLSIPQLFNEYWNPARRGLVHTNAGWFNAFLNTIFSSPATVALIVAVFLDNTLEVEKSKKDRGMPWWVKFRTFRGDNRNEEFYTLPFNLNRFFPPT from the exons GCGAAACGATACTACTAGCTTTTCAGAATTACATTCTGATGCTGGGCACCAATGTGATGATTCCATCCTTAATTGTCCCTGCAATGGGTGGAGATAAT GGCGACAAAGCACGAGTTATACAGACGCTTCTTTTCGTGGCTGGCTTAAACACGCTTCTTCAAGCACTTTTTGGAACTAGATTACCAGCAGTTGTTGGAGGCTCCTTTACCTATGTTATTCCAATAGCTTACATCGTTGGTGACTCTTCACTGCAACGGATTACTGATAATCATGAA AGATTTTTACATACGATGCGAGCTATCCAAGGAGCTCTTATTGTAGCATCCAGCATACAAATCATCCTCGGTTACAGCCAAGTTTGGGGTTTACTTTCACG ATTCTTCAGTCCATTGGGCATGGCGCCTGTTGTTGGATTGGTTGGCCTCGGGTTGTTTCAACGAGGATTTCCCGTG ctgGGAGAATGTGTGGAAATTGGTCTACCAATGCTGATACTGATCATTGGACTATCACAA TATCTAAAGCATGTGAAACCCTTCAGAGATCTTCCCATTTTTGAGAGATTTCCTGTGTTGATCTGTGTCACCATTGTTTGGATCTACTCTGTTATCTTAACTGCAAGCGGGGCTTATCGGAACAAGCCGATAAAAACCCAACTGAGTTGCCGAACCGACCAAGCGAATCTTATTACTACCGCCCCGTG GTTTAAGTTTCCATATCCTTTGCAGTGGGGGCCTCCTACGTTTTCAGCTGGCCATTCATTTGCTATGATGGCTGCTGTTCTTGTTTCAATGGTTGAG TCGACCGGGGCATACAAGGCAGCGTCTCGTTTGGCTATTGCTACTCCTCCTCCTGCATACGTTCTGAGCCGTGGCATTGGTTGGCAG GGGATCGGCGTCTTGCTGAATGGTCTCTTTGGAACAAGCACTGGTGCTACTGTTGCTGT GGAAAATGTGGGACTTCTCGGGCTTACCCGCGTCGGAAGTCGAAGGGTCGTCCAAATTTCTGCTGGCTTCATGATATTTTTCTCTACCTTGG gTAAATTTGGAGCTGTTTTTGCATCCATACCTATCCCGATCTTTGCTGCAATCTACTGCGTTCTCTTCGGCCTCGTCG CTTCAGTTGGATTATCATTTCTCCAGTTCACAAACATGAATTCAATGAGAAACCTGATCATCACAGGACTCTCATTGTTCCTGGGATTATCCATTCCCCAGTTATTCAACGAGTACTGGAACCCAGCTCGGCGAGGTCTCGTTCACACAAACGCAGGATGG TTCAATGCATTCCTGAACACAATATTCTCATCGCCGGCAACAGTGGCATTGATAGTGGCAGTGTTTCTTGACAACACGTTGGAAgtagaaaaatcaaagaaagacAGAGGAATGCCATGGTGGGTGAAGTTCAGAACCTTCAGAGGAGACAACAGAAACGAAGAGTTTTATACTTTGCCCTTCAATCTCAACCGTTTTTTCCCGCCAACGTAG
- the LOC111795553 gene encoding AUGMIN subunit 2-like isoform X2, which produces MSMGGDTTWVGKKPLRRIGGMSDALSIAADLGFSVAPPPSQNISSATGEKGDDLIRVLRELTAVQRKIADLQVELQGRKDDKNVAHLTHVSEMEKKIETLSRITTILKDVIQNKDRIIARLQQPYSLDCIPVEAEFQKQFSELLMKAASDYGALTASVADFQWSQNFKESPSVWGEMLRPIPVALASCTRFFEAMSAMRESFATLQNLRVGNPNSSLPTTPPVDSSVRVAGDSNCITPPPWRSESSFDDLAIRSVHTQENGQQKAEDEQNDSHQVDGSSHRRLSWPPSIKKSGI; this is translated from the exons ATGTCGATGGGAGGCGACACCACTTGGGTTGGAAAGAAACCTCTTAGGCGAATTGGAGGGATGTCCGATGCCCTCTCAATTGCCGCCGATCTTGGTTTCTCTGTTGCTCCTCCGCCGTCGCAG AATATATCTTCTGCTACTGGTGAAAAGGGTGATGATCTAATTCGAGTTTTACGAGAACTTACTGCTGTTCAAAGGAAAATAGCAGATCTTCAAGTGGAACTTCAAGGCCGTAAG GATGACAAGAATGTAGCTCATTTGACCCATGTGAGTGAAATGGAAAAGAAGATTGAGACTTTATCAAGGATTACTACCATATTGAAAGATGTCATTCAGAATAAG GATCGTATTATAGCTCGTCTTCAGCAACCATATTCGCTCGATTGCATTCCAGTGGAAGCAGAATTTCAG AAACAATTTTCGGAGTTATTAATGAAGGCTGCTAGTGATTATGGAGCTCTAACAGCTTCAGTTGCAGACTTCCAATGGAGTCAGAACTTTAAGGAGTCGCCTTCAGTGTGGGGG GAAATGCTTAGGCCTATCCCTGTTGCTTTAGCTTCTTGTACAAGATTCTTTGAAGCCATGAGTGCTATGAGGGAATCCTTTGCAACTCTACAAAATCTCAGAGTAGGTAATCCCAATTCATCTCTCCCTACAACCCCACCCGTCGATTCGTCCGTTCGAGTGGCGGGCGATTCCAACTGCATCACCCCGCCTCCATGGCGATCAGAATCGAGCTTCGATGATTTAGCCATTAGAAGCGTTCATACGCAAGAAAATGGACAACAAAAAGCTGAAGATGAACAAAACGACTCACATCAAGTCGATGGCTCAAGCCACCGAAGATTGTCGTGGCCCccttctattaaaaaaagtggCATTTGA
- the LOC111795553 gene encoding AUGMIN subunit 2-like isoform X1 produces the protein MSMGGDTTWVGKKPLRRIGGMSDALSIAADLGFSVAPPPSQEELQNISSATGEKGDDLIRVLRELTAVQRKIADLQVELQGRKDDKNVAHLTHVSEMEKKIETLSRITTILKDVIQNKDRIIARLQQPYSLDCIPVEAEFQKQFSELLMKAASDYGALTASVADFQWSQNFKESPSVWGEMLRPIPVALASCTRFFEAMSAMRESFATLQNLRVGNPNSSLPTTPPVDSSVRVAGDSNCITPPPWRSESSFDDLAIRSVHTQENGQQKAEDEQNDSHQVDGSSHRRLSWPPSIKKSGI, from the exons ATGTCGATGGGAGGCGACACCACTTGGGTTGGAAAGAAACCTCTTAGGCGAATTGGAGGGATGTCCGATGCCCTCTCAATTGCCGCCGATCTTGGTTTCTCTGTTGCTCCTCCGCCGTCGCAG GAAGAACTACAGAATATATCTTCTGCTACTGGTGAAAAGGGTGATGATCTAATTCGAGTTTTACGAGAACTTACTGCTGTTCAAAGGAAAATAGCAGATCTTCAAGTGGAACTTCAAGGCCGTAAG GATGACAAGAATGTAGCTCATTTGACCCATGTGAGTGAAATGGAAAAGAAGATTGAGACTTTATCAAGGATTACTACCATATTGAAAGATGTCATTCAGAATAAG GATCGTATTATAGCTCGTCTTCAGCAACCATATTCGCTCGATTGCATTCCAGTGGAAGCAGAATTTCAG AAACAATTTTCGGAGTTATTAATGAAGGCTGCTAGTGATTATGGAGCTCTAACAGCTTCAGTTGCAGACTTCCAATGGAGTCAGAACTTTAAGGAGTCGCCTTCAGTGTGGGGG GAAATGCTTAGGCCTATCCCTGTTGCTTTAGCTTCTTGTACAAGATTCTTTGAAGCCATGAGTGCTATGAGGGAATCCTTTGCAACTCTACAAAATCTCAGAGTAGGTAATCCCAATTCATCTCTCCCTACAACCCCACCCGTCGATTCGTCCGTTCGAGTGGCGGGCGATTCCAACTGCATCACCCCGCCTCCATGGCGATCAGAATCGAGCTTCGATGATTTAGCCATTAGAAGCGTTCATACGCAAGAAAATGGACAACAAAAAGCTGAAGATGAACAAAACGACTCACATCAAGTCGATGGCTCAAGCCACCGAAGATTGTCGTGGCCCccttctattaaaaaaagtggCATTTGA
- the LOC111795550 gene encoding uncharacterized protein LOC111795550 isoform X1 has protein sequence MGNTDEARCVFPLTNLQIGDLQAYLSDLSLFLAAESKKFYVLVDNRPWLREFGSRPARLWQLMVTKSRLSPFANRKARRDRNSERVAYQRPKKTKPKKFLRWFPLINAVTLSQKKLLLPMPPVKNLGKSFVLNNELHRTLYGFIVFEVSWNNVRGINYLNELQTDTSLAIEAKYMQRWEFDCISQAAGSISSWFTGLASDGQLLKTYLESVTGEIFYDAEEDVPDVEDNYEDEIISYKNSYINNDSTTAVDSTNSLQTPPPTGPNKRRKVTQFIDPMNEDDTLREEMENRNSDLLSVSEAYDSDCQDVVEATQYKDVLILFRFDDRDLPFKLKEIIMSDLRLLTLLEAGLPSWVIFLQSYPVFCNIYRPWMCPFARALYVLVSVITVLIGFYDLYKNVPLLKAAASRLCGPFFDWIETWEMVSRIKYLGTMLFLHNFEKAIKWFLTISRTTRSFLSIMAQPLASPVMELLGFLLPVCSTFIEVFGNFFSVIWDVVEFCCGLVVDIIEFLLWPLWFISSTLWSCVTMIVLPVLWIVSEVLYAPIRAVLSLASLVVYICSGIYEMFRDVQHFISSVFQVASVSEVTVVASEVSMWRTLWDDLFSQVFRALRSILNGFVAFFTACNRHRLSIYNHLQECFERLTGPIRGSEQEASSRRRVSMSQRLNRMYGKSMERRKVHMD, from the exons ATGGGGAATACTGATGAGGCTCGTTGTGTGTTTCCTTTGACAAATTTGCAAATCGG CGACCTGCAGGCTTATCTCTCTGATCTTAGCCTCTTCTTGGCGGCTGAGAGTAAAAAGTTCTATGTCTTAGTGGACAATCGGCCATGGTTGAGAGAATTTGGTTCGCGCCCTGCTCGCTTGTGGCAGCTGATGGTTACGAAG tcGAGGCTGTCTCCTTTTGCAAACAGGAAAGCACGGAGGGATAGGAATAGTGAACGGGTGGCTTACCAGAGGCCCAAAAAGACTAAACCAAAGAAGTTTTTGCGATGGTTTCCATTGATTAATGCTGTAACATTGTCTCAGAAGAAGCTTCTGCTTCCTATGCCTCCTGTGAAAAATCTTGGAAAATCTTTTGTTCTAAACAATGAACTGCATAGGACATTGTATGGGTTtattgtttttgaagtttcatGGAACAATGTTAGAGGTATAAACTACTTGAATGAGCTTCAG ACGGATACCTCTCTGGCCATAGAGGCTAAATATATGCAACGATGGGAATTTGATTGCATATCTCAAGCTGCTGGGAGCATATCTTCTTGGTTCACGGGTTTAGCTTCAGATGGGCAGCTGTTGAAGACTTATTTGGAATCAGTCACAG GAGAAATTTTCTATGATGCTGAAGAAGATGTCCCAGATGTTGAAGACAATTACGAGGACGAGATTATCTCCTACAAGAACTCATACATTAATAATGATTCGACCACAGCAGTAGACAGCACAAATTCGCTACAGACACCTCCTCCGACTGGACCtaataagagaagaaaagtaaCACAATTTATTGACCCAATGAATGAGGATGATACCCTTCGGGAAGAGATGGAAAACAGAAATAGTGATTTGCTAAGTGTCTCAGAGGCTTATGATTCCGATTGTCAAGATGTGGTTGAGGCTACACAATACAAAGAcgtattaattttgtttcggTTTGACGATCGAGACCTTCCATTTAAGTTGAAGGAAATAATAATGTCTGATCTACGGTTGCTCACGTTGTTAGAAGCTGGTCTTCCATCTTGGGTGATCTTCCTTCAATCTTACCCGGTGTTTTGTAACATCTATCGGCCTTGGATGTGCCCTTTTGCAAGAGCTCTATATGTTCTCGTATCAGTAATCACTGTTCTCATAGGATTCTATGATTTATACAAAAACGTCCCACTTTTGAAGGCAGCAGCGTCTCGTTTGTGTGGACCGTTTTTCGATTGGATAGAAACTTGGGAGATGGTATCGAGGATTAAGTACTTGGGAACAATGTTGTTCTTACACAACTTTGAGAAAGCTATTAAGTGGTTTCTTACTATTTCGCGTACCACAAGATCTTTCCTTTCAATTATGGCTCAACCATTGGCAAGTCCTGTCATGGAACTTCTAGGATTCCTTCTTCCTGTTTGTAGTACTTTCATCGAAGTTTTCGGGAACTTCTTTTCAGTGATCTGGGATGTGGTTGAATTTTGTTGCGGCCTAGTTGTTGACATAATCGAGTTCTTGCTCTGGCCATTGTGGTTCATTTCCTCGACCTTATGGAGCTGCG TAACAATGATTGTGCTTCCTGTGTTGTGGATCGTTTCAGAAGTACTGTATGCTCCGATCCGAGCAGTCCTCTCATTAGCTAGTTTGGTCGTGTACATATGCTCGGGCATTTATGAAATGTTCCGAGACGTACAACATTTTATCAGTAGTGTTTTTCAAGTTGCATCTGTTTCAGAGGTAACGGTTGTCGCGTCTGAGGTTTCCATGTGGCGTACGCTTTGGGATGATCTCTTCTCTCAG GTCTTTCGAGCTCTTAGAAGCATATTAAATGGATTTGTTGCGTTCTTCACTGCTTGCAACAGACATCGGCTCAG CAtctataatcatttacaggaATGTTTTGAAAGATTAACTGGTCCAATAAGAGGCTCAGAGCAGGAAGCGAGCAGCCGTAGACGTGTATCAATGTCCCAACGCCTGAATCGTATGTACGGC
- the LOC111795550 gene encoding uncharacterized protein LOC111795550 isoform X2, with the protein MVTKSRLSPFANRKARRDRNSERVAYQRPKKTKPKKFLRWFPLINAVTLSQKKLLLPMPPVKNLGKSFVLNNELHRTLYGFIVFEVSWNNVRGINYLNELQTDTSLAIEAKYMQRWEFDCISQAAGSISSWFTGLASDGQLLKTYLESVTGEIFYDAEEDVPDVEDNYEDEIISYKNSYINNDSTTAVDSTNSLQTPPPTGPNKRRKVTQFIDPMNEDDTLREEMENRNSDLLSVSEAYDSDCQDVVEATQYKDVLILFRFDDRDLPFKLKEIIMSDLRLLTLLEAGLPSWVIFLQSYPVFCNIYRPWMCPFARALYVLVSVITVLIGFYDLYKNVPLLKAAASRLCGPFFDWIETWEMVSRIKYLGTMLFLHNFEKAIKWFLTISRTTRSFLSIMAQPLASPVMELLGFLLPVCSTFIEVFGNFFSVIWDVVEFCCGLVVDIIEFLLWPLWFISSTLWSCVTMIVLPVLWIVSEVLYAPIRAVLSLASLVVYICSGIYEMFRDVQHFISSVFQVASVSEVTVVASEVSMWRTLWDDLFSQVFRALRSILNGFVAFFTACNRHRLSIYNHLQECFERLTGPIRGSEQEASSRRRVSMSQRLNRMYGKSMERRKVHMD; encoded by the exons ATGGTTACGAAG tcGAGGCTGTCTCCTTTTGCAAACAGGAAAGCACGGAGGGATAGGAATAGTGAACGGGTGGCTTACCAGAGGCCCAAAAAGACTAAACCAAAGAAGTTTTTGCGATGGTTTCCATTGATTAATGCTGTAACATTGTCTCAGAAGAAGCTTCTGCTTCCTATGCCTCCTGTGAAAAATCTTGGAAAATCTTTTGTTCTAAACAATGAACTGCATAGGACATTGTATGGGTTtattgtttttgaagtttcatGGAACAATGTTAGAGGTATAAACTACTTGAATGAGCTTCAG ACGGATACCTCTCTGGCCATAGAGGCTAAATATATGCAACGATGGGAATTTGATTGCATATCTCAAGCTGCTGGGAGCATATCTTCTTGGTTCACGGGTTTAGCTTCAGATGGGCAGCTGTTGAAGACTTATTTGGAATCAGTCACAG GAGAAATTTTCTATGATGCTGAAGAAGATGTCCCAGATGTTGAAGACAATTACGAGGACGAGATTATCTCCTACAAGAACTCATACATTAATAATGATTCGACCACAGCAGTAGACAGCACAAATTCGCTACAGACACCTCCTCCGACTGGACCtaataagagaagaaaagtaaCACAATTTATTGACCCAATGAATGAGGATGATACCCTTCGGGAAGAGATGGAAAACAGAAATAGTGATTTGCTAAGTGTCTCAGAGGCTTATGATTCCGATTGTCAAGATGTGGTTGAGGCTACACAATACAAAGAcgtattaattttgtttcggTTTGACGATCGAGACCTTCCATTTAAGTTGAAGGAAATAATAATGTCTGATCTACGGTTGCTCACGTTGTTAGAAGCTGGTCTTCCATCTTGGGTGATCTTCCTTCAATCTTACCCGGTGTTTTGTAACATCTATCGGCCTTGGATGTGCCCTTTTGCAAGAGCTCTATATGTTCTCGTATCAGTAATCACTGTTCTCATAGGATTCTATGATTTATACAAAAACGTCCCACTTTTGAAGGCAGCAGCGTCTCGTTTGTGTGGACCGTTTTTCGATTGGATAGAAACTTGGGAGATGGTATCGAGGATTAAGTACTTGGGAACAATGTTGTTCTTACACAACTTTGAGAAAGCTATTAAGTGGTTTCTTACTATTTCGCGTACCACAAGATCTTTCCTTTCAATTATGGCTCAACCATTGGCAAGTCCTGTCATGGAACTTCTAGGATTCCTTCTTCCTGTTTGTAGTACTTTCATCGAAGTTTTCGGGAACTTCTTTTCAGTGATCTGGGATGTGGTTGAATTTTGTTGCGGCCTAGTTGTTGACATAATCGAGTTCTTGCTCTGGCCATTGTGGTTCATTTCCTCGACCTTATGGAGCTGCG TAACAATGATTGTGCTTCCTGTGTTGTGGATCGTTTCAGAAGTACTGTATGCTCCGATCCGAGCAGTCCTCTCATTAGCTAGTTTGGTCGTGTACATATGCTCGGGCATTTATGAAATGTTCCGAGACGTACAACATTTTATCAGTAGTGTTTTTCAAGTTGCATCTGTTTCAGAGGTAACGGTTGTCGCGTCTGAGGTTTCCATGTGGCGTACGCTTTGGGATGATCTCTTCTCTCAG GTCTTTCGAGCTCTTAGAAGCATATTAAATGGATTTGTTGCGTTCTTCACTGCTTGCAACAGACATCGGCTCAG CAtctataatcatttacaggaATGTTTTGAAAGATTAACTGGTCCAATAAGAGGCTCAGAGCAGGAAGCGAGCAGCCGTAGACGTGTATCAATGTCCCAACGCCTGAATCGTATGTACGGC